A single region of the Mesotoga sp. BH458_6_3_2_1 genome encodes:
- a CDS encoding M42 family metallopeptidase — protein sequence MKLERLKKLCELPGISGFEEKISSFIKETVEDRVDKIWIDTVGNLIALKKGNGKTSKKLMLLAHTDEVGLMVKKINEDGTLSFTNIGGVDPRVLMGKKVLVGESLTPGVIGFEAIHTQDRSSILKTPSMGKLKIYLGYSKKEEASKSHRIGDPVFFDTPYNEIGDYAVAKSLDDRTGCEVLIRVLESLDGTSTDFDLYFAWVVQEEVGLRGSGVAANQIKPDVALVFENTTAGDNPELPDYRWATSLGRGPVLTFAHSGLVLDKKILDTIVETAKSNSLSFQYKSRIAGGTDAARLARVISGIPSGVISTPSRYIHSPTSIININDFLGVAKLASILVKEGKVLSR from the coding sequence ATGAAACTTGAGAGATTGAAGAAGCTGTGTGAATTACCGGGGATTTCCGGATTCGAGGAAAAGATCTCCTCCTTCATTAAGGAGACAGTTGAAGACAGGGTTGACAAAATCTGGATAGACACAGTTGGAAATTTGATTGCCCTAAAGAAGGGAAATGGCAAGACTTCGAAGAAACTAATGCTTCTGGCTCACACAGACGAAGTCGGATTAATGGTAAAGAAAATCAATGAAGATGGTACACTGTCTTTCACCAATATTGGAGGAGTCGATCCCAGAGTACTAATGGGTAAGAAGGTCTTGGTCGGAGAAAGCCTTACTCCTGGAGTGATCGGATTTGAAGCGATACATACTCAAGATCGGTCATCTATACTGAAAACGCCCAGTATGGGTAAATTGAAGATCTATTTGGGTTATTCCAAGAAAGAAGAAGCTTCTAAGAGTCACAGAATTGGAGATCCTGTGTTTTTCGATACTCCATATAATGAAATAGGTGACTACGCAGTTGCAAAATCCCTTGACGACAGGACTGGTTGTGAGGTGCTCATAAGGGTGCTTGAAAGCCTTGATGGAACTTCGACTGATTTCGATCTCTACTTTGCCTGGGTTGTTCAGGAAGAGGTAGGTTTAAGGGGTAGCGGAGTCGCTGCAAATCAGATAAAGCCGGATGTTGCTTTGGTCTTTGAAAACACCACTGCCGGAGACAATCCAGAGCTTCCTGATTACAGGTGGGCCACAAGTCTCGGAAGAGGACCGGTGTTAACATTCGCCCATAGTGGGCTCGTTCTTGACAAGAAGATCCTTGATACTATTGTAGAAACCGCAAAGTCGAACTCATTAAGCTTTCAGTACAAAAGCAGAATAGCTGGAGGTACTGACGCAGCGAGACTTGCAAGAGTCATTTCTGGCATACCTTCGGGAGTAATCTCCACTCCTTCGAGATACATTCATTCTCCAACCTCAATAATAAACATCAACGATTTTCTTGGAGTTGCCAAACTTGCCAGTATATTAGTTAAGGAAGGGAAGGTGCTGTCTAGATGA
- the minC gene encoding septum site-determining protein MinC: MVAAHQFLMSNQLWGGFFHDRILKKGVIMVPIDFRMTKKGLILLIDSYRSVDELRQDIMKKFADAKDFFSEGDEISLMLTQDTSKPDDIVKIVSLLSDLGVHVKDILVGSMEQKDVKVGQKYDLVREKITEVRGAQIIRRNLRSGQIVVHNYDVVVVGNVHPGAEVIAGGSVVIFGSAKGVLRAGYSQGETGIIAAIDLQPSLIQIGNFLTQEYDHFDGPAVAHVRTGRIVVEEADDVKFEVKGEAS, translated from the coding sequence GTGGTAGCAGCACACCAATTTCTGATGTCCAACCAGCTTTGGGGAGGGTTTTTTCATGATAGAATCTTGAAGAAAGGGGTGATCATGGTGCCGATTGACTTCAGAATGACGAAGAAGGGGCTGATACTTCTAATTGATTCGTACAGGAGCGTCGATGAACTGAGACAGGATATCATGAAAAAGTTTGCCGATGCCAAGGATTTTTTCTCTGAGGGCGATGAAATTTCCTTGATGCTCACTCAGGATACTAGCAAACCGGACGATATAGTGAAGATTGTCTCTTTATTGAGCGACCTTGGAGTACACGTGAAAGATATTCTTGTGGGAAGTATGGAGCAAAAGGACGTAAAGGTCGGTCAGAAGTACGATCTTGTTAGAGAAAAGATCACAGAGGTGCGAGGAGCCCAAATTATCAGAAGGAATCTAAGATCGGGACAAATAGTTGTTCATAACTACGACGTAGTGGTTGTTGGGAATGTTCATCCCGGTGCAGAGGTTATTGCGGGTGGAAGTGTAGTCATTTTTGGAAGTGCAAAAGGTGTTCTCAGAGCCGGTTATTCTCAGGGTGAGACGGGAATCATTGCTGCAATTGATTTACAGCCTTCGCTAATTCAGATAGGCAATTTTTTAACTCAGGAATACGATCATTTTGATGGGCCTGCGGTTGCTCACGTTAGGACCGGCAGGATTGTAGTTGAAGAGGCAGATGATGTCAAGTTTGAAGTAAAGGGGGAGGCGAGTTGA
- a CDS encoding transcription repressor NadR has protein sequence MEKRERQRFIIEVLKRSTGPVKGQSLSIETGVSRQMIVKDIEELRQREFNILASTRGYVLKGRKSHKMVLSVKHSEEDIYKELSDIIRAGGRIIDVSIIHAVYGELKGKLNLSNMDDLNRFIAALKASHAAPLLSLSKDGVHLHTIEADTEDTLRSIREKLERNGFLVT, from the coding sequence GTGGAAAAGCGCGAAAGACAACGTTTCATTATTGAAGTCTTGAAACGTTCAACTGGTCCCGTAAAGGGACAGTCTCTCTCTATAGAAACCGGTGTCAGCAGACAGATGATTGTGAAGGATATAGAAGAACTGAGACAAAGAGAATTCAACATATTGGCGTCCACGAGAGGGTACGTTCTCAAAGGAAGAAAGAGCCACAAAATGGTACTTTCCGTGAAGCATTCAGAAGAGGATATTTATAAAGAGCTTTCAGACATAATTAGAGCCGGAGGGCGCATCATCGACGTAAGCATAATTCATGCCGTATATGGAGAACTGAAAGGGAAATTGAACCTGTCAAACATGGACGATCTTAACAGGTTCATCGCAGCTTTGAAAGCATCTCATGCAGCACCACTTCTTAGCCTTTCGAAGGACGGTGTCCATCTTCACACAATAGAGGCAGACACCGAAGACACTCTTAGAAGTATAAGAGAGAAGTTGGAAAGAAATGGCTTTTTGGTTACCTGA
- a CDS encoding sporulation protein, with protein MNEGSHDYVLKALIVVVLGLSAIVLTLGGYAIVLREENKRSELIIEEIRNSVLSPTVDQPEMEENPVNLPTGTQIIRETIPIPETQNFFLETFDYRRLIINSFDFLAEGSEFGYVVVEEETAFKLCVEKGLGKYFITRVGDGFGVMFVGENPLTGLYDSKTAYGIQLVSHTVSDGIAPQVMDLRSIGFPAFVYKSITADGRTFYAAILGVFPDATAAREYSSTVDVEALQKTTGWNITDRFPRQLK; from the coding sequence ATGAATGAAGGATCGCACGATTATGTTTTGAAGGCTCTGATTGTTGTAGTTCTTGGTCTATCTGCGATAGTACTCACGCTTGGCGGTTACGCGATAGTACTAAGGGAAGAAAACAAGAGGTCGGAACTCATAATTGAAGAAATCCGCAATTCGGTTCTTTCTCCAACAGTTGATCAGCCTGAAATGGAAGAGAACCCCGTCAATCTTCCAACGGGCACGCAGATCATTAGGGAGACAATACCTATTCCTGAAACCCAGAACTTCTTCCTTGAGACTTTCGATTACAGAAGGTTGATAATCAACTCATTTGACTTTCTGGCCGAAGGCTCGGAGTTTGGATACGTTGTTGTGGAAGAAGAGACTGCATTCAAGTTGTGCGTGGAAAAGGGACTCGGCAAGTATTTCATTACAAGAGTGGGAGACGGGTTTGGTGTGATGTTTGTAGGTGAAAATCCTCTTACTGGTCTCTATGATTCGAAAACTGCATACGGAATTCAGCTGGTTTCTCATACAGTCTCCGATGGAATTGCTCCGCAAGTCATGGACCTGAGGAGTATAGGTTTTCCCGCTTTTGTGTATAAATCAATCACTGCTGATGGAAGAACATTTTATGCGGCAATTCTCGGAGTTTTCCCCGATGCAACGGCTGCTCGTGAGTATTCGTCAACCGTTGATGTCGAGGCTCTCCAGAAAACAACAGGCTGGAACATCACAGACAGATTTCCGAGGCAGCTGAAATGA
- a CDS encoding MFS transporter, whose translation MNIDEVIQKYVTTARRTRLLILTSLEWMLVAGGVMITSLTLPSIIVDLAGTAGNQNMMASSVFAGMLLGALFSGAISDRFGRKWTNLFLMLIAGLATGITGASLSMRMFSLGRFISGFGYGGILPVVNAYLTEFSSIKIRGLYLALLESSWAIGSIITGGFTMITLNSLGWRWSYYFLAIFSIPLLIISFFLPESPKYEFMKKGKSALEKILGKSINEEIEMHRMSKQPLLGLFKSGLARRTIMIWISWFSVSFVYYGIYTWAPKIFMSKGLTPVSSLWYTFFMLIMQLPGYLTAALLIEKIGRKPSLTFFFGGMAVSSIVIAFVSSSGLLLFASILISLFVLGAWGMVYAYTPELYPTEMRALGNGTSGVMARAAGIIAPYFTSLIMGITGSVLVVMVFMSSLSIFAAIIVSKLGIETKQTIIE comes from the coding sequence ATGAACATTGACGAAGTAATTCAGAAGTACGTAACTACTGCCAGAAGAACCAGGCTGCTCATTTTGACTTCTCTTGAGTGGATGCTCGTGGCCGGTGGAGTAATGATCACCTCATTAACACTTCCATCGATTATCGTCGATCTTGCTGGCACTGCTGGAAATCAAAACATGATGGCCAGCTCAGTCTTTGCAGGAATGCTATTAGGTGCACTCTTCTCCGGTGCAATTTCCGATAGATTCGGAAGAAAATGGACAAACCTTTTTCTTATGTTGATTGCCGGTCTTGCAACAGGTATTACAGGAGCTTCACTTTCAATGAGAATGTTCTCCTTAGGAAGGTTTATTTCTGGTTTCGGTTATGGTGGCATTCTGCCTGTAGTCAATGCATACTTGACTGAGTTTTCATCAATAAAAATCCGAGGTCTGTATCTTGCTCTTCTAGAATCTAGCTGGGCAATTGGAAGCATTATTACCGGGGGATTCACAATGATCACATTAAACTCTCTCGGATGGCGCTGGTCGTATTATTTCCTCGCAATATTTAGCATTCCTCTTCTAATAATCTCCTTCTTCCTTCCAGAAAGCCCCAAATACGAGTTCATGAAGAAGGGTAAATCTGCGCTGGAGAAGATACTTGGAAAGAGCATAAACGAAGAGATAGAAATGCATAGGATGTCAAAGCAACCACTGCTTGGTCTTTTCAAGAGTGGCCTGGCCAGAAGAACTATCATGATCTGGATAAGCTGGTTCTCTGTAAGCTTCGTCTATTATGGAATTTACACATGGGCACCAAAGATCTTCATGTCAAAGGGCCTGACTCCTGTCTCATCACTCTGGTACACTTTCTTCATGTTGATTATGCAGCTTCCCGGGTATCTGACCGCAGCACTACTTATCGAAAAGATCGGAAGAAAGCCCTCACTCACATTCTTTTTCGGCGGGATGGCAGTCTCTTCAATTGTCATCGCCTTTGTGAGCAGCTCAGGGCTTCTCTTGTTCGCAAGCATCTTGATTTCTCTTTTTGTTCTTGGAGCATGGGGAATGGTTTACGCCTATACGCCCGAGTTATATCCGACGGAGATGCGTGCACTAGGAAATGGAACATCAGGAGTAATGGCACGAGCAGCAGGGATAATCGCACCATACTTCACAAGCTTGATTATGGGAATCACCGGAAGCGTCCTTGTCGTAATGGTATTCATGTCTTCTCTTAGTATCTTTGCGGCGATAATCGTATCAAAGTTGGGTATAGAGACCAAACAGACGATCATAGAATAG
- a CDS encoding DUF2089 domain-containing protein, protein MKKRLDKCPSCGGVLAITEYTCQKCKTKIIGTFLQDELLSLPDELLDFLKIFIKNRGNLSELQKELNISYPTARSKLEELVTSLGFELADRQIQEASKIIRKLEEGDLNPEQAAELLSRMKKRK, encoded by the coding sequence ATGAAGAAACGACTTGACAAGTGTCCTAGCTGCGGTGGTGTTCTAGCAATCACGGAGTATACCTGTCAGAAGTGCAAGACTAAAATAATCGGAACGTTTTTGCAAGACGAACTGCTTTCCCTTCCTGACGAGCTACTAGACTTTCTAAAGATTTTTATCAAGAACAGAGGCAATCTTTCAGAACTTCAGAAGGAGCTGAACATTTCTTATCCAACGGCAAGGAGCAAACTGGAAGAACTGGTGACGAGTCTGGGGTTCGAACTTGCAGATCGTCAGATTCAAGAGGCTTCAAAGATCATCAGAAAACTCGAAGAGGGTGATTTAAACCCGGAACAAGCAGCTGAACTTCTTAGTAGAATGAAAAAGAGAAAATAG
- a CDS encoding M20/M25/M40 family metallo-hydrolase, which yields MSLARLLMDLSNAFGPVGYEDEVHSVIRQEIEPFVDEIYTDEIGNLIAVKKGTGKRIGIFTHVDEVSLVISKIDERGFARFEELGGIDPKVLISQRVRIKSRDGKERYGVIGMLAPHLQKKETRGEVPSFDELFIDASINPDYSKIDIGDLAVVDFSAFEMNGKISGKALDDRACAAISIETAKELSKYLSTPTVYFVFTTREEVGAIGAKGAAESLEIDLGVAMDVTHHEKESDIEIGKGPALTVGGPNIHKGYFKLLDDYAKDQEFKVQYEFGPGRTGTDADNVQIAGSGVPTLLLSLPQMFMHTPVEVVQISDVAGTARLLAGFFISLNGGESL from the coding sequence TTGAGTTTAGCCCGTTTGTTAATGGATCTCTCCAATGCTTTTGGACCTGTGGGATATGAAGATGAAGTACATTCAGTAATCAGGCAAGAAATAGAGCCTTTCGTTGATGAGATCTATACAGATGAAATTGGAAATCTCATTGCAGTCAAGAAAGGAACAGGAAAGAGAATAGGGATATTTACTCACGTGGATGAAGTGTCTCTGGTGATTTCCAAAATTGATGAGAGAGGATTCGCCAGATTCGAAGAGCTTGGAGGTATAGATCCAAAGGTCCTTATCTCTCAGAGGGTAAGAATAAAGAGCAGAGATGGAAAGGAAAGATACGGGGTAATCGGTATGCTTGCTCCGCATCTCCAGAAGAAAGAGACTAGAGGAGAGGTTCCTTCATTTGACGAGCTATTCATCGACGCTTCAATCAACCCAGATTATTCAAAGATCGACATTGGTGATCTTGCAGTGGTAGATTTCTCGGCGTTTGAGATGAACGGAAAAATCTCCGGAAAAGCTCTAGATGACAGAGCCTGCGCAGCCATCAGCATAGAGACTGCGAAAGAGCTTTCGAAATATCTCTCAACTCCCACCGTATACTTCGTGTTTACCACAAGGGAAGAGGTTGGAGCAATTGGGGCTAAGGGTGCGGCAGAATCGCTGGAAATAGATCTCGGAGTTGCGATGGATGTAACTCATCATGAAAAAGAGAGCGATATTGAGATCGGGAAGGGGCCTGCTTTAACTGTTGGCGGTCCAAACATTCACAAGGGATATTTCAAGTTACTTGATGACTACGCGAAGGATCAAGAATTCAAAGTTCAATATGAGTTCGGACCGGGACGAACAGGAACCGATGCAGACAACGTCCAGATAGCTGGAAGTGGTGTTCCAACACTGCTTCTCTCCCTTCCACAAATGTTTATGCACACTCCGGTTGAAGTCGTTCAGATTAGCGATGTTGCAGGCACGGCACGATTGCTTGCAGGTTTCTTCATCTCGCTGAATGGAGGAGAGAGCCTATGA
- a CDS encoding alpha/beta fold hydrolase, which produces MKVFKSLFLILLIVLALLVVNSIFSVTMARIYFNRIERDGRYLKVDEEELFLKILGEGEPILMIHGFPGSHVEFQELAELLSLNRRVYIIDLPGFGLSGASNKGDYSKKGYADLTIDLMDLLNIEKADIIGHSLGGEIGLNMAYYYPERIESLVLIDASPYGERDFLPDFVSSSKVLTWAAMRFFYQTYPIQRYIYLKRFGDRSNFESEEFGKYFALVDRMSISFLFEFMKGNGGGSFSQSLGEIDCSALILWGERDEISPLDYGEKLSRELSESVLTVIEGAGHAPFIEYPVRVAEEITGFLE; this is translated from the coding sequence ATGAAAGTATTTAAGTCTCTCTTTTTGATTCTGCTCATCGTTCTGGCGCTTTTGGTAGTAAACAGTATTTTTAGCGTAACGATGGCAAGAATCTACTTTAACCGGATAGAAAGAGACGGAAGGTACTTAAAAGTTGATGAAGAGGAGCTCTTCTTGAAGATCCTTGGAGAAGGGGAGCCAATTTTGATGATTCATGGATTTCCAGGATCTCATGTCGAGTTTCAAGAATTGGCAGAACTTCTTTCATTGAATAGAAGAGTCTACATAATAGACCTACCGGGATTTGGTTTGTCTGGTGCTTCTAACAAAGGCGATTATTCAAAGAAAGGATATGCCGACCTTACTATTGATTTGATGGATCTTCTGAACATTGAAAAGGCTGATATTATTGGCCATTCATTAGGGGGAGAAATAGGTCTGAACATGGCGTATTATTATCCGGAAAGAATTGAAAGCCTTGTTTTAATTGATGCCTCTCCATATGGAGAGAGAGATTTTTTGCCCGACTTTGTTTCAAGCAGCAAAGTTCTTACATGGGCAGCAATGAGGTTCTTTTATCAGACATATCCGATTCAAAGATACATCTACCTAAAAAGATTTGGAGATCGAAGCAACTTCGAATCTGAGGAGTTTGGGAAGTACTTTGCGTTGGTAGATCGCATGTCCATCTCTTTCTTATTTGAGTTCATGAAGGGCAACGGCGGAGGGTCCTTTTCACAATCACTTGGTGAGATCGATTGCAGTGCACTGATTCTTTGGGGGGAGCGAGACGAGATTTCTCCCCTTGACTATGGAGAAAAGCTATCTAGAGAGCTTTCTGAAAGCGTTCTAACAGTAATTGAGGGCGCGGGGCACGCTCCCTTCATCGAGTATCCCGTAAGAGTAGCTGAAGAGATAACTGGCTTTCTAGAGTGA
- a CDS encoding 3-dehydroquinate synthase — translation MRRIAFTSESADRCELIFGKDLINKLPQSVRIVDSGFKKFFGKSLEGEYLMPGGEHIKSVDRVFEIYQLIRTCKSKTITVIGGGSIIDLVGYASAGHAEVEKLFLFPTTTVSQIMPALNGFGVNFEFVKDLLSSRGVPNKVFIDSSISFWSYSHSSRSDFLFPLLVALSFDKRLFKYLFNHLLSGSELPSELWDDVIFSSAKAYLTGIEIGKSIVGGEIGKHIETASRLRAGNQVSLIVGAMIELRLAVELGASDNKIVEDFFQSVKLLWKKDWTSRIDMSSLVDVIYQKGGVRISMPDGGLDKTLYVGAKVFERFVREKTWRGLESFV, via the coding sequence ATGAGAAGAATTGCTTTTACAAGCGAGTCGGCAGACAGATGTGAGCTGATTTTTGGAAAGGATCTCATTAACAAGCTTCCTCAGTCTGTAAGAATAGTTGACTCGGGATTCAAGAAGTTTTTTGGAAAGAGTTTGGAAGGCGAATATTTGATGCCAGGCGGTGAACACATAAAGTCAGTTGACAGAGTGTTTGAAATCTATCAGCTGATAAGGACGTGCAAGAGCAAAACTATTACAGTAATTGGTGGAGGTTCGATTATCGATCTTGTAGGCTACGCATCTGCCGGCCATGCGGAAGTTGAGAAGCTTTTCCTCTTTCCCACGACAACTGTCAGTCAAATAATGCCTGCTCTTAATGGATTCGGAGTGAATTTCGAGTTCGTAAAAGATTTGCTCTCGTCTAGAGGAGTGCCTAACAAGGTTTTCATAGATTCATCCATCAGCTTCTGGTCTTACAGCCACTCGTCGCGTAGCGATTTTCTCTTCCCGCTACTTGTCGCACTTTCCTTCGACAAGAGGTTGTTCAAGTATCTCTTCAATCATTTACTATCCGGCAGCGAATTGCCATCTGAGCTGTGGGATGATGTGATTTTCTCCTCAGCAAAAGCGTATTTGACTGGAATCGAGATTGGGAAATCCATTGTTGGCGGCGAGATTGGAAAGCATATTGAAACTGCTTCCAGGCTGAGGGCAGGAAATCAAGTTTCTCTGATCGTCGGAGCGATGATAGAATTGCGCCTTGCTGTAGAATTGGGAGCAAGTGACAATAAGATTGTCGAGGACTTCTTTCAATCTGTAAAGCTACTTTGGAAAAAGGATTGGACTTCAAGGATCGACATGTCTTCTCTAGTGGATGTGATCTATCAAAAGGGCGGTGTGAGAATCAGCATGCCCGACGGGGGACTTGACAAAACGCTCTACGTTGGGGCTAAAGTGTTTGAAAGGTTTGTCAGAGAAAAGACTTGGAGGGGATTGGAGAGCTTTGTATGA
- a CDS encoding DUF523 and DUF1722 domain-containing protein, whose translation MAQIRPEVVVSRCLGFESCRYNGQTIPSKFVSRLGKYVNYSTVCPEFDIGLGVPRAPIRMVSKASGIRLIQPLTGIDVTERLSAFANEFLDSLERVDGFVLKAASPTCGVKDVKIYPGEGKVVSTGRDAGFFGGAALAKYSCLPIEDEGRLSNYIIREHFLTTLFTVTRFRDLSRKLTRKGLVEFQSENKLLFMSYNQNEMRIMGRIVGNMDSGELRDVYDDYASHFYKMMSTPPKHTSHINVLMHGLGYFSDYISSSEKRFFLDTLERYREGMIPLSVPLYILRSYVVAFESEYLSRQTFFEPYPSELVEITDSGKGRSGK comes from the coding sequence TTGGCGCAGATCAGACCGGAAGTCGTAGTAAGTAGATGTCTAGGATTCGAGAGCTGCAGATATAACGGGCAGACTATTCCCAGCAAGTTCGTGAGTAGGTTGGGCAAATATGTAAATTACTCAACCGTATGTCCCGAGTTTGATATTGGGCTTGGTGTTCCCCGGGCGCCCATAAGGATGGTTTCAAAAGCCAGTGGAATAAGGCTTATTCAGCCTCTAACAGGCATCGACGTTACTGAAAGGCTTTCGGCCTTTGCAAATGAATTTCTCGACAGCCTGGAAAGAGTGGACGGCTTCGTTCTCAAAGCGGCTTCACCTACATGTGGAGTGAAGGATGTGAAGATCTATCCTGGAGAGGGCAAAGTGGTATCCACAGGTAGAGACGCCGGGTTCTTTGGAGGAGCTGCTCTTGCAAAATACAGCTGTCTTCCGATCGAAGACGAAGGCCGATTATCCAATTACATCATAAGAGAACATTTCTTAACAACTCTTTTCACAGTTACGCGCTTCAGGGATCTTTCTCGCAAGCTTACCAGAAAGGGCCTTGTAGAGTTTCAATCTGAAAACAAGCTGCTTTTCATGTCCTACAATCAGAATGAAATGAGAATTATGGGGAGGATTGTAGGAAACATGGATTCCGGAGAACTTAGAGACGTTTATGATGACTATGCCTCTCACTTTTACAAAATGATGTCCACCCCACCAAAACACACTTCGCATATAAATGTATTGATGCACGGGCTTGGTTACTTTTCTGACTACATATCCTCTTCAGAGAAGAGGTTCTTTCTCGATACTCTCGAAAGATATCGAGAAGGAATGATACCGCTTAGCGTTCCTCTCTATATTCTTCGCTCATACGTTGTGGCCTTTGAAAGCGAGTATCTATCACGTCAAACATTCTTTGAACCGTATCCTTCAGAGCTTGTTGAGATAACTGATTCGGGCAAAGGAAGATCGGGTAAATGA
- a CDS encoding ComEA family DNA-binding protein, with protein MKKLTAKELQVTGSVLVLVLMGFVALTGYRGTEIPEDRVDKKESVDFPIDLNSCSEKELELLPGIGPAKAKAIIDYRTSVGSFGSVDDLLLVRGIGEKTLNAFREMVSASGVSAESRHEATLIDINAADAFTLQSIPGIGEAKAAAIIEFRERNGLINNEEDLLKIPGIGPSLLTEVLAHILPLPECEEQSGSKKVNINVADMEELCRLPGIGPAIAQRIVDFRESFGPFRSYDDLTKVSGIGEKTVVRLKELVEF; from the coding sequence ATGAAGAAGCTAACTGCTAAAGAGTTGCAGGTAACTGGATCGGTTCTAGTACTTGTTCTCATGGGCTTTGTTGCACTTACGGGTTACAGAGGGACAGAGATTCCAGAAGATAGAGTTGATAAAAAGGAGTCCGTAGATTTTCCAATTGATCTGAACTCCTGTAGCGAGAAGGAGCTTGAGTTGCTTCCTGGAATTGGTCCGGCAAAGGCCAAAGCAATCATAGATTACAGAACCTCAGTGGGTTCTTTTGGTTCAGTTGATGATCTTCTACTAGTAAGAGGTATTGGTGAGAAGACCTTAAACGCTTTCAGAGAAATGGTATCTGCCTCAGGTGTGTCCGCTGAATCAAGACATGAAGCTACCTTAATTGACATAAACGCGGCCGACGCTTTTACCTTACAAAGTATTCCAGGTATTGGTGAAGCCAAAGCAGCCGCGATAATCGAATTTAGAGAACGTAATGGATTGATAAATAATGAGGAAGATCTTCTAAAAATACCGGGTATAGGTCCCTCACTACTTACAGAGGTTCTGGCCCACATTCTTCCCCTTCCTGAATGTGAAGAGCAGTCAGGTTCAAAGAAGGTGAATATCAATGTCGCTGATATGGAAGAGCTTTGTCGCCTACCCGGCATCGGTCCAGCCATTGCCCAAAGAATTGTTGATTTTCGGGAGAGTTTTGGACCATTCCGCTCATATGATGATCTGACAAAGGTTAGCGGCATTGGCGAAAAGACTGTTGTAAGGCTTAAGGAGCTGGTAGAGTTTTGA
- a CDS encoding M42 family metallopeptidase: MKRLIEKLVTISSPSGREHAVREVIAGEIKPYVDEMKIDPLGNLVALKKGKSGRKLLFDGHMDEIGVVVTHVDSKGFLRVDSIGGLSPYMLLGSRLIFETGASGIVDVEGETVKDFGEAMKSLDYDHIFVDIGATDKGDAEKKAPVGTFGTYDSTFVDLGKRLVSKSMDDRIACAIMIQVVKELEQPEDDVYFVFAVQEEVGIVGASVAAFDIMPDMAVAIDVTAGPDTPKSFKRMGFKLGGGPTIKIKDRGSISSSRVVTRLKEVAEKRDIPTQYEVLIFGGTDARGYQTTGRGIASGTVSIPCRYVHSPHEMVDYDDVLNAVRLLKALAEEGVE, from the coding sequence ATGAAAAGGCTTATTGAAAAGCTGGTTACGATTAGTTCTCCCAGCGGCAGAGAGCATGCAGTAAGAGAAGTAATAGCTGGAGAGATCAAACCCTACGTTGATGAGATGAAGATAGATCCTCTGGGAAATCTTGTCGCTCTCAAGAAAGGGAAGAGTGGCAGAAAGCTGTTGTTTGACGGTCATATGGACGAAATCGGTGTAGTTGTTACACACGTAGATTCAAAGGGTTTTCTGAGAGTGGATTCCATAGGAGGTCTATCCCCGTATATGCTTCTGGGTTCGAGACTAATCTTTGAAACCGGTGCTTCAGGAATTGTAGATGTTGAAGGGGAGACAGTCAAGGATTTTGGAGAGGCAATGAAAAGTCTCGACTACGACCACATCTTCGTTGATATTGGTGCTACTGATAAAGGCGACGCCGAGAAGAAAGCTCCAGTTGGAACCTTTGGAACATATGATTCAACATTCGTCGATCTCGGAAAGAGACTGGTTTCAAAATCAATGGACGATAGGATTGCATGCGCAATAATGATTCAGGTCGTGAAAGAACTTGAGCAACCCGAAGATGACGTTTATTTTGTCTTTGCGGTCCAGGAAGAAGTTGGAATCGTAGGAGCCAGTGTTGCCGCTTTTGATATTATGCCTGATATGGCAGTTGCAATAGATGTAACTGCAGGACCGGATACACCCAAATCCTTCAAGCGAATGGGTTTCAAGCTTGGAGGAGGTCCGACTATAAAAATTAAAGATCGTGGAAGCATTAGCTCTTCGAGGGTTGTTACCAGACTCAAGGAAGTTGCAGAGAAAAGGGATATCCCCACTCAGTACGAAGTATTGATTTTTGGAGGTACAGATGCGAGAGGATATCAGACGACTGGAAGAGGTATAGCTTCGGGAACCGTCTCGATTCCGTGTAGATATGTGCATTCTCCTCACGAAATGGTTGACTACGATGACGTTCTCAATGCCGTGCGACTATTGAAGGCTCTTGCAGAAGAAGGAGTGGAATGA